GATTCAAAAAAATCTTTAGAGTCATGTATATTGTCAACTAATTTTAATGATTTTAGATAATTTGTAACTTCTAGTATTTGGGTGTCTTCAGCCACAACTTTTTTACCATCAACCAACATTTTAACTTGATACTGATCAAGTGTGTTTCCTTCAATACTGGTAGATGAATGAGCCATGCCAATCGTAGCTACTTTTTTAAGAAATATCTCTCTAGCTGGTGTAATTTTACTTTTTTGGATCAAAGAATTAATTTCTGAAATAGTAGTGATACCAGATAAAATCTTGTCAGTAATGATATATTTTGGATTAAACATAACACAATTATTATACCACATCGCGCAGACATCGCGCAGATCCTCGCGCAATGAACTGTTGCGATTTTTGCAACAATTGACAAATAATTCGATTGTGCATAATTTGTATATTACCTTAAAATAACTATTTTAAAAACATAAATATTTAGAGTATGTTTAATATAATGGCTAAATCTAGTAAAAGAAATGTTGTATATGCATTTATTGATAGCCAGAACTTAAACCTAGGTACTTCAAAGGATATTTTCAAAAGAAACAAATTAATATATAAAGGTTGGAAATTAGACTTCAATAAATTTAGAAAATATCTTAAAAATAAATTCAAGGTTGAAAAGGCATTTTTGTTTATTGGATATATTCAACAAAATGAAAAACTATACCAAGCTTTAAAATCATATGGCTACATCTTAGTTTTCAAACCAACTGTAAAAGATGACCACGGTGTTGCAAAAGGCAACATTGACGCGGAAATAGTCCTACACTCATGCGCAATTGAATACAAGAACTATAACGAGGCAGTAATTGTGTCGGGGGACGGCGACTTTTATTGTTTACATGAATTTTTAGTAAATAATAAAAAACTACGTTCAATAATTATTCCTAACAGAAAATCTGAATCATCACTACTAAACAGATTCCAAAATTACAAGACTTTTCTTATCAGAGACAAGGAGAAGGTTGAATATAAGTAGTTTCAAAAAAATAAAATGGGAGGCGTAGCACGTTGTCACACAGACAGGTGGTCGTTTCTCCCTGATGATATATCTGTATTATACACTACTTTGTCAATTTTTTAACAAGAAGTATTGCCCTACCACTTTCTCTTTCATAATTGTCATTAGCACTAAATTCATATTCACCTACAAATTCATAATCAGTTAAAATTGTTTGACTTTCTGGGTTTTCAAAAATTTCTCTCCAATTTTCCCCCATATAATAATTTTCATCGTCCATCTTATATGAAGTTAAATAGATAGCATCAATATTTTCAGATACTGGTAAAATCATGTCGGGTTCCAGGGGAAACCAAATTGTTTTTCGTTCACCATACCAACTACCCCATGTGTCTAAATTGGTAACAATGACCATATCATCAGTAGTTACCTCTTTTAACTTATATGACATCTCTACATAAATAGGTGCCTTATCGGTGTTGACCATTTTATTTTTAAACCTTGAATCTAAAAATATAATTCCTAATGTTTGACCAACAGAGAAAAATAGAATTAAAAATATTGAAATTACAACTACAAATTTTTGTTTTGTAATTGGAGACCTTTTTATTATTTCTACTAATGTAGCCACTGCAACAATATATACAAGTGGAACAACAGGATGAATATATCTGTAAAAAGGAATTGTTAAGGCAGTGACTAAAAAGGTTAACAGTGCTACAAACAAAACTGAAATCTTAAAAGAATTTTGCAATTTAACTTTACCCCAACTAAACATTCCAATAACAAACAATCCCCACATATAAGGACTGGCAATTTCTGGAAGCGCTTTGTAAAAGTTGTAAAGGTTGTAAAAGACTTTTTTCACAACGTCCAGAGATGACAACGACGAACCTACAACACCCCTTAAACCGTCAGATACGGCCATATTAGGAGAATAAGTCAGTATTGACTGCAAACCTCTCATGAGAATAGGTGTAACTGGATACTTAAACGAAAGTGGATAAATTACAAACTTGTCCACCAAATACCCCAGTATTCCTAAGCCAAAAAAAGAAATTAGTGCTTTCTTGACACCAAATCTGACAATAAGCCAGTATAAAACTATACCTGCCATAGAGATGATAGCTTGAGGTCGACTGAAGTACATCAATATCAAAGTAACTATTGCCAACAAGTCAGTAAACTTACTTTTAAAGCTAACAAGATACAAACCCAAAACTATTTCGAATGCAAAAAGTGTTTCCGATGCCCCACTTGTAGCATAGTCAATAAAATTATAATTTGAAGCAATAGATAAAGACGCTAACATACCAGTTGTTTTATCGAATAACCTACTGGCGAGCAAAAAAACAAAGATAATCAAAAAAATAAAAAAGAAGAAAGAAAATGAAATAACAGCAAAGTCATTAACACCAAAAAGTTTCATAAATAGGCTCATCAAGTGAGGTACTAGTATAGAAATACCACTCGTACTAAAAAAGCCACTGCCCCAAAAAGAGAAGTCTGTAGCATATACACCCGTATCAACTAGATTCCTGGCAATCAAAGAAAACTTTGCCCCATCTGAAAATGTTAGATAGATACTATTAATCATTTTTGCAGTTTATTTGTTGTACAAAAATCATATCAGTGCCTTCGATATCCCTATATTTATACTTATACCTACTTTTATATTCTAACACGACAGACAAGTTGTTTTTGTTTAAAATCATTCCATCCCAACAGAAAAGGTCAATTGTGGCAGAAACGTTATAGTTATCATAAATTAATAACTTTTCGCCATATGATAGCAGCCAGTTATTAGTAATAATCTTATCCATTTGAGTTACATAAAAATACTCCGACCAATCTCTGCCCCT
This bacterium DNA region includes the following protein-coding sequences:
- a CDS encoding glycosyltransferase family 39 protein; protein product: MINSIYLTFSDGAKFSLIARNLVDTGVYATDFSFWGSGFFSTSGISILVPHLMSLFMKLFGVNDFAVISFSFFFFIFLIIFVFLLASRLFDKTTGMLASLSIASNYNFIDYATSGASETLFAFEIVLGLYLVSFKSKFTDLLAIVTLILMYFSRPQAIISMAGIVLYWLIVRFGVKKALISFFGLGILGYLVDKFVIYPLSFKYPVTPILMRGLQSILTYSPNMAVSDGLRGVVGSSLSSLDVVKKVFYNLYNFYKALPEIASPYMWGLFVIGMFSWGKVKLQNSFKISVLFVALLTFLVTALTIPFYRYIHPVVPLVYIVAVATLVEIIKRSPITKQKFVVVISIFLILFFSVGQTLGIIFLDSRFKNKMVNTDKAPIYVEMSYKLKEVTTDDMVIVTNLDTWGSWYGERKTIWFPLEPDMILPVSENIDAIYLTSYKMDDENYYMGENWREIFENPESQTILTDYEFVGEYEFSANDNYERESGRAILLVKKLTK
- a CDS encoding NYN domain-containing protein, which produces MFNIMAKSSKRNVVYAFIDSQNLNLGTSKDIFKRNKLIYKGWKLDFNKFRKYLKNKFKVEKAFLFIGYIQQNEKLYQALKSYGYILVFKPTVKDDHGVAKGNIDAEIVLHSCAIEYKNYNEAVIVSGDGDFYCLHEFLVNNKKLRSIIIPNRKSESSLLNRFQNYKTFLIRDKEKVEYK